The genomic interval GCGCATAAGAGCTCGAATAAACCAAAAGTGCTAGTAAAATTGTTTTCATCTGCCAAATATAGAAACTTTCAAAAAAGCTACTCCTAACCATTTTTATGTAAGATAAATCCGAAATCTACCCCGAACAGGGTATATTTTCGCCACGATCCCGATAGCTATCGGGACACGAATTTCTGGCTCGGCTAACGCACTCGCTTTTTTATTAAATCCCAAATTAATTGACCTTCATAGGGTAAAGAGGCGACTGGTAAGGGGAGTTATATACTTAAAAAGTAGATGCCTTCAAGCTATGTTTTGCAAAATTTAAAGTGATAATTTTTGGGTCAAACCTTTGCGTTCTTCCACTCTTTGCGGTTAAAATAAGACTCTATTTATAAACCGCAGAGAAACAAAGAGCGCAAAGATTTAGAGATTTTACCTGTGTTAAATACATAATCCCCACTGGTAAGCGCCTTAAAAAATTCGTGCATTTGCAGTGAAATAAAAATCATGAGTTTTGAAAATGGCTTATGAGCGGAAATTCTATCTATTTTTAAGTAACAAAAACACAACACCTACCTCGAAAAGGTTACTTATTTTTGTACTATGTTGATGAAACTGCGTAATGTTCTCCCAATAACTCTGCAAAGTCTATTGCTACGCATTGCACTTATCTTAGTGTTGATGACAATTACACGCATTGTTTTTTATTGCTTCAACATGGATTCCTTTGCACATGTTCAATTCACAGATTGGTTTGCAGGAATATGGTTCGACTTGTCAACTGTAAGCTTGGTCCTTCTCCCCTTCATAATTTTAAGTCTGCTTCCTCAAAAATGGCAAAGCAATTGGGTTATTAGAATTCTTCAAATTATTTCATTTTTTATTCCAGCATTATTGATTGTTGCGCTCAATTTATTGGACACTGCCTATTACAATTTTACCTTAAAACGATCCACAGCAGATTTATTTGCTATTGTCTCTGCTGGAAATGATGTAGGACAACTCCTCACTAGCTTCATCAAAGACTATTGGTTGCTGATCCTCATTTTCATGATCGGCATTTATCTTTTAGCGAAGTTTTACAAAAGAACCAACTATCGAAATTGGAAAAATCAACGCAGTAGCAAGTTACATGTTGAACTAATTGCCTTAGTATTAACCATTCCTTTTGCTATTCTATTTGGCCGTGGCGGTTTTGGCTTAAGACCAATTTCTCCTGTTGAAGCTTCCTTGTATACACGTCCAGAAAATTCGGCTTTGGTTTTAAATACTGCATTTACCATTTTAAAATCCATAGGAATGGACGATTTGGTGGAAAAGCGCTATTTCAGTGAAAAAGAAGGGGAGAAATTATACAATCCAATTCGGAAAACAAATCCACAAAACATATTGCCCGATGGAACAAATGTCGTAGTTATTATGCTCGAAAGTTTCGGAAACGAATGGGTGGGAAAATTCAATAACAGTATTTCTTACACGCCTTTTCTAGATTCATTGCTGGAAAAAAGCTGGTATTTCGAATACGGTATTTCAAACGGAAAAAAATCGATCGAAGCAGTTCCAACAATCTCTGCTTCCATGCCAACTTTGATGGATAATCCATATATATCTTCGGCATATAGTAACAACCAATTGCAAAGTTTACCGAGCATCTTAAAAGACAAAGGATACAGCACTGCATTTTATCATGGAGCAACCAACGGTTCCATGCGTTTCAATAGTTTTGCTTCACAGCTAGGTTATGAAGAATATTTTGGGCGATTTGAATACAACAACGACGATCATTCTGATAAAACCTGGGGAATCTTGGATGAATATTTCAATCCTTGGACCGCTAAAAAATTGACTCAAATGAAAAAGCCCTTCATGGCCAATTTATTTACGCTTTCTTCTCACCATCCTTATTTTGTGCCTCAAGAATGGCGTTCTAAAGTCAAAAACGGACCTCATCCAATTTGTAAAAGCATTTATTACGGAGATATCAGCTTACGAAAATTCTTCCAGCAAGCCGCAAAAGAACCTTGGTACAAGAATACCCTTTTTGTGATTGTTGCAGATCACACTCCTTCTAGTAATAGTGAAATTTACAATCAACGGACAGAAATGTACCGAATCCCTATTGCTTTCTTCGATCCAAGTGGAAAACTACCGCGTAAACGAGAAAAGACCATTTTCCAGCAAATAGATATTATGCCTACCGTTCTGGATTTAGTGAATGTAAAAGCAAATTATTACAGTATTGGAAGTAGTTTTTTCTCCAAAGATCCGCGTGAAGCTGTCACTTACTTGGAAGGTTCTTACTATTACTTTCGGAACAATAAATTATTAGTTTATTCCAATGACAAAATTGTGAATTTGTTTGATTTTACGATTAAAACTAAAAATCCAACCAACCTATTACCTGCTCAAAAAGCGGAAGCAGAAAAAATGGCGAAACGTTTAAAAGCCATTATTCAGAGATATAATCACGATTTAATTCATAATCAGACGATTGTTCGATGAAAAAGAGAATCCGATTCATCATTAACCCCATTTCGGGAGGCATCAAGAAGGCCAAGGTTCCACAAATGATCGAGGAGCACTTGAACCATGACTTGTTCGATTATGATATTGCGATTACTCAATACAAACAACACGCAAAATCCATCGCATTAGAATCAGCACAAGAAGGGATCGATATTGTATGTGCAGTTGGAGGAGATGGTTCTGTACACGAAGTTGGAACAGCTCTTGCGGGAACAAAATGTCACTTAGCAATTATTCCAACAGGTTCTGGAAATGGGCTTGCACGACATTTAAAAATTCCCTTAAAAACTCCTCAAGCCATTCAAAATATCAACCAATTGAACAGCATCCGAATGGATACTGGCTTGGCAAATGACAAACCTTTTTTGGGCGTTGGCGGTTACGGATTTGATGCCTTCATTGCAAAACGCTTTGATGAATATCACATTCGCGGATTTTGGGGATACACCCAACTGGTTTATGAAGAGTATTTCTCTTACAAACCGCCCAAAATGAAGATTATCTTGCCCAATGAAACAATCAAAGGGAATTTCTTGCTTTGTTCAATCGCCAATTCATCTGAATTTGGAAATGGATTCTGTATCTCACCCAAATCAAATGTGATTGATGGGCAAATGGAATTAGTTCTGTTGAGCAAATTTTCGTGGTGGCGAACAATGGGAGTTATTGGACGATTCTTTTTCAAAAAAATTGAAGGCTCCAGATATATTCGTATTATTCCATTTCAAAAGGCTCGTATCATATTAGATGTTCCATTGGCACATTATGACGGAGAACCATTTGAAGTGCGCAAGGAAATTAATATTGAAATCATCCCAAACAACCTTTCGGTACTTTGTGGAAAAGGATATTTAGAATTCGCAAATTTGAAACTTAAAACAGAGGATTATGTTTATTGAAACTGATTTAGAAACCGTACTTACACATCTAAACAAGCTAACTCCAGATACAAAACCTGTTTGGGGGAAAATGTCTGCACAACGAATGGTTGAACATTTAACAGATACACTTCGAATTGCAACAGGTGAAAATCCGCAAGAATTACTCATTCCAGAAGACAAAGTGGAACGAATGGTTGCTTTTTTATACTCAGACAAGCCGATGGCTCAAAACATGGTTGTTCCTTTTGCAAAAGAAGGTACTCCTTTACGCCATGAAGAACTCGAATTGGCTATCGATGAATTTGTAGATGTTTATTTGGAGTTTCAAGAACTTTTCGGGCAGAATCCAGAATTGAAAACAGTTCATGCGTATTACGGACCCATTAACTATGAACAATGGGATTTACTTCATAAAAAACATTTGACTCACCATTTTACCCAATTCGGAATTTTATAGAAACAAGCCCTGAAATAAACGTCAGGGCTTATTTTTAATCTATTTTTTTAATTGGTTGTTCTTTCTTTTTTTCCTCCTTTTTAGCAGGACTTATTTTTGCAGGTTTTTTCTTGGTTTCAACTTTGACTGGCTCTGTTTGCTCATTTCTATCTTGTGCATAAGTTGTAATAGGTGTTACTCCAGCAACGAATAGAATCAATACTAAATTTTTCATACTCTCTGTTTTTATTCTGATTAACAATTTATATGCCAATATAAGAAAGTTCAAAAGAAAAAACTCAGAATAATGAATGATGAGAAATGAGAGAAATCCCTTCTTAATTCTTCATTCAGCATTCTACATTCTTTGTATATTTGAATTCGAAACAACAAATGAATGGTTCAAGCTTTTAAACATCATTGGACGGGAATAGAACAAGTAGCTAAAACATTGGTGAAAGGGAAGTTTTTATGGTTTTTTATTCCAGGAGCAATTGTTGGATTGATCTATCTCTATTTTCAATGGCAACTCCAAAAAGCCTCCGCAGTTGTTCATCTAGCAGACGGCGTTCCACTTGTTGGGTCTGCAATTTCTTGGGTTGCAGATGGAATTTTTGGAATTGTAGATGTCATTTTTTCGGAATTCTACAAATTCGTAGTGCTCGTTATTCTCTCTCCTGTCAACTGTATTCTTTCTGAAAAATTTGATAGTTACCTTACTGGGAAAGAATACAAATTTGATTTTATCCGTTTAATGAATGATTTCTTGCGCATGATTCTCATTGTAATCAGCGCACTTTTGATGGAATACATTTTCTTAGGTATTTGGTGGATTCTTTCTTGGTTCCTTCCAGATTTCATAGGTGAAACCTTGTTTTTCTTAATCGCATCTTTCTTCGTTGGGTTTTCATTCTATGATTATAGCATGGAGCGATACGGATTAAGCTTCTTTAAAAGTTGGGGACTGGGATTCTCGAAATTGAGCTACATGGTCATTACAGGAGGAATTTTTACTTTACTTATTAAAATACCTGTAGCTGGAATTATTGTTGCACCAGTGCTGATATCCATGCTTTCGACAGCAGTTTATGTACTCTTAATTGAGAAAAAACAAGCTACTCCTATTGCAACGGATCAAGATCAATTAGATATTTAAAAAATAACACATGACGGACTTATTCTCATCCTTTCAAGCTAGTTCCAAAGAGGAATGGATTGCCATTCTCCAAAAGGAATTAAAGGGTGAATCAATAGACACATTGAATAAAATCAATCGCGTGGAAGAAATTACTTTTCCCAGTTATTTTCACCGCGAAGATCAAAAAAGTCAGTTTTCAGACCCTGGTTTAGCACCATATACGCGAGGAATTAATTCGAAAAACAACGATTGGACAATTGCAACTGCATTTCGAGTTCTAGACGAAAAAGAAACGAACAAACAGCTCATTTCAGCATTAATGGCTGGAACAGATCACTTAATTCTTGAGGCAGTAAATTCAAATTCCATTGATTTTGGTGCATTACTAAACGAAGTGGGACTTTCCTTCATTCACACTACTTTTCGGGCAAAAAGCAGTGAGCAAATTACTGATTTCCTAACATTTGTAAAAGATGTAGCTGTACTCATTGAATTTGATAACAACAAAGAATTAGTCAATCAGTCATCTAAATTCACAAATCCGAATGCTAAAATCTATCATGTAGATGCGGCAAAAGTGCAACAAGCAGGCGGCACAACTTGGCAAGAATTAGGGATTGCTTTAGCAGAAGGACACGACCTTTTGGTGCAACAAATGGATCAAGGAGTTGATGTGGATACTGCAGCTGCCCGCATTCATTTCACTCTTGGAATTGGCTCTAAATATTTCTTCGAATTAAGTAAAATAAGAGCATTTAGGAGTACTTGGGCTCAAATTGTTTCTGCCTATTCTCCAAAACATACTTGTTCGTTAGCTACAACAATTACAGCTAAAACGAGTTTCCTCAACATTAGTTTAAAAGATCCTTATACAAATCTATTGAGACAAACAACCGAAGCAATGTCAGCGGTTCTTTCAGGAATACAACATTTAAACATTCAACCCTACGATTGGTATTCAAGCAAACCCAATTTTGAGTTTACGCAACGGATGGCTACCAATATTTCACTTTTATTGAAAGAAGAATCCTATTTGCAAATCGTTGCCGATCCTGCGGGGGGTTCTTATGCATTAGATGCTTTAACAGAAACGATTGCCGAACGTGCTTGGAGTACTTTTCAGTGGATTGAGCGCACTGGCGGAATCACCAACAAAGATGTGATCCAACAACTTGAAGTGGAAATTGCGGAAAAAGCAGCAATGCGCATCCAAGAAATTCAAACCAAAACAGAGAAGCGAATTGGAATGAACATCTTCCCAAATCCAGAAACAGTTGATAACCAATGGGCAGAATTACCTAAAGGCTGGAACAATTTGAAACCATTAATTTTAGAGCAAGTAGTATGAGTATTCGTAAGTCATTTGAAAATATTTCATTAGATACAACTGCTTTAAACGGAAATGCAGAAAAGGAAGTTTTTGCAACTCCTGAAAAAATTTCTCTTTCAAGTTATTACAATCAGAATGACTTAAAAGAGGTCAGTCATTTGGGATTCATTAGCGGAAGAGCGCCTTTTCTAAGAGGACCTTACGGCTCTATGTACGCCATTCGACCTTGGACGATTCGTCAATATGCAGGATTTTCAACTGCTGAAGAATCCAATGCTTTTTACAGAAGAAATTTAGCTGCTGGACAAAAAGGACTTTCTGTTGCCTTCGATTTAGCGACTCACAGAGGATATGATTCTGATCACGAACGTGTAGTTGGTGATGTAGGAAAAGCTGGTGTTGCCATCGACTCTATTTTGGATATGAAAATTTTGTTCGATCAAATTCCCTTGAATGAAATGTCTGTTTCCATGACTATGAATGGAGCAGTAATTCCAATTTTAGCATTTTATATTGTTGCCGCCGAAGAGCAAGGAGTCAAACAAGAAGAACTTTCAGGAACCATTCAGAATGATATTTTGAAAGAATTCATGGTTCGAAATACATACATTTATCCTCCAGCTCCATCCATGCGCATTATCGCGGATATTTTTGCCTACACGGCAGAAAAAATGCCTCGATTCAATTCCATTTCAATTTCTGGTTACCACATGCAGGAAGCTGGGGCAACAGCAAGTATTGAATTGGCATACACCTTAGCGGATGGATTGGAATACCTAAGAGCGGGAATCAATGCAGGAATGGATGTCGATGCATTTGCTCCACGTTTGAGCTTCTTTTGGGCCATTGGAATGAATCACTTCATGGAAATCGCTAAAATGCGTGCAGGACGTCTATTGTGGTCAAAATTGGTTGCTCAATTCAATCCAAAAAATGAAAAGTCATTGGCACTTCGCACGCATTGCCAAACTTCTGGTTGGAGCTTAACCGAGCAAGATCCATTTAATAATATTGCCAGAACATGTATTGAAGCGATGGCAGCTGGTTTTGGCGGAACGCAATCTTTACATACAAATGCATTAGACGAAGCGATCGCTTTACCAACAGACTTCTCAGCTCGAATAGCTCGAAATACCCAAATCTATTTGCAAGAAGAAACAGGAATGACTGATTTAATTGATCCTTGGGGAGGAAGTTATTATGTAGAAAAATTGACCCAAGAATTAGTTGATGAAGCTTGGAAATTAATCGAAGAAGTAGAAGAATTGGGAGGAATGGCAAAAGCCATTGAAACAGGAATTCCAAAAATGCGCATTGAAGAAGCTGCCGCACGTAAACAAGCGCGAATTGATGCCGGAAAAGATATTATTGTTGGCGTAAATCGCTATCAATTAGAAAAAGAATCCGCGATGGATATTCTACAAATAGACAATACCAAGGTACGTGATTCACAACTAGAGCGATTAAAAGTATTGCGTGACAATAGAAATCCTGAACGGGTACAAGCCTGTTTGGAAAAACTGGCAGACGCCGCAAAAAACGGAACGGGAAATCTATTAGAAATTGCCGTTGAGTGCGCACGAGAAAGAGCATCTTTGGGTGAAATTTCTCAAGCCATGGAAACTAGTTTTGGAAGACATCAAGCAACAATTCGATCTATTAGTGGTGTATATTCAGCTGAAAGTATGAATGATAAAGATTTTGAACAAGCAAAGACCTTGGTTGAAACCTTCGCTAAATTGGAAGGAAGAAGACCTCGAATTATGATTGCTAAAATGGGGCAAGATGGTCATGACCGCGGTGCAAAAGTGATTGCTACTTCCTTTGCAGATATCGGTTTTGATGTAGATATAGGTCCTTTATTTCAAACACCCAAAGAAGCAGCAAAACAAGCCGTTGAAAATGACGTACATGTTTTAGGCGTTTCTTCTTTAGCAGCTGGACATAAAACCTTGGTTCCACAAGTAATTGAAGAACTCAAACAAATGGGAAGGTCAGATATCATGGTAGTCGCAGGCGGAGTTATTCCAGCTCAAGACTATGAGTTTTTATACGATGCTGGAGTTTTTGGAGTTTTTGGACCAGGAACAAAAATTTCAAAAGCTGCTCAAAACATTTTGGAACTACTCATTAAAAGTGTGGAATAAATCGTTTAAATATTAAAAAACAATTCTTAAATAGTTGAAAAACGGAAGATTGAATCAATTCAAAATAGCGAAACGAAACTTTAAATAAAAGTTTTCGTACATTCGGCATAGTTATTGGTTTTATCCTTCAACGAAATTAA from Fluviicola taffensis DSM 16823 carries:
- a CDS encoding LTA synthase family protein is translated as MLMKLRNVLPITLQSLLLRIALILVLMTITRIVFYCFNMDSFAHVQFTDWFAGIWFDLSTVSLVLLPFIILSLLPQKWQSNWVIRILQIISFFIPALLIVALNLLDTAYYNFTLKRSTADLFAIVSAGNDVGQLLTSFIKDYWLLILIFMIGIYLLAKFYKRTNYRNWKNQRSSKLHVELIALVLTIPFAILFGRGGFGLRPISPVEASLYTRPENSALVLNTAFTILKSIGMDDLVEKRYFSEKEGEKLYNPIRKTNPQNILPDGTNVVVIMLESFGNEWVGKFNNSISYTPFLDSLLEKSWYFEYGISNGKKSIEAVPTISASMPTLMDNPYISSAYSNNQLQSLPSILKDKGYSTAFYHGATNGSMRFNSFASQLGYEEYFGRFEYNNDDHSDKTWGILDEYFNPWTAKKLTQMKKPFMANLFTLSSHHPYFVPQEWRSKVKNGPHPICKSIYYGDISLRKFFQQAAKEPWYKNTLFVIVADHTPSSNSEIYNQRTEMYRIPIAFFDPSGKLPRKREKTIFQQIDIMPTVLDLVNVKANYYSIGSSFFSKDPREAVTYLEGSYYYFRNNKLLVYSNDKIVNLFDFTIKTKNPTNLLPAQKAEAEKMAKRLKAIIQRYNHDLIHNQTIVR
- a CDS encoding diacylglycerol/lipid kinase family protein; protein product: MKKRIRFIINPISGGIKKAKVPQMIEEHLNHDLFDYDIAITQYKQHAKSIALESAQEGIDIVCAVGGDGSVHEVGTALAGTKCHLAIIPTGSGNGLARHLKIPLKTPQAIQNINQLNSIRMDTGLANDKPFLGVGGYGFDAFIAKRFDEYHIRGFWGYTQLVYEEYFSYKPPKMKIILPNETIKGNFLLCSIANSSEFGNGFCISPKSNVIDGQMELVLLSKFSWWRTMGVIGRFFFKKIEGSRYIRIIPFQKARIILDVPLAHYDGEPFEVRKEINIEIIPNNLSVLCGKGYLEFANLKLKTEDYVY
- a CDS encoding DUF1569 domain-containing protein; translation: MFIETDLETVLTHLNKLTPDTKPVWGKMSAQRMVEHLTDTLRIATGENPQELLIPEDKVERMVAFLYSDKPMAQNMVVPFAKEGTPLRHEELELAIDEFVDVYLEFQELFGQNPELKTVHAYYGPINYEQWDLLHKKHLTHHFTQFGIL
- a CDS encoding methylmalonyl-CoA mutase family protein, with translation MTDLFSSFQASSKEEWIAILQKELKGESIDTLNKINRVEEITFPSYFHREDQKSQFSDPGLAPYTRGINSKNNDWTIATAFRVLDEKETNKQLISALMAGTDHLILEAVNSNSIDFGALLNEVGLSFIHTTFRAKSSEQITDFLTFVKDVAVLIEFDNNKELVNQSSKFTNPNAKIYHVDAAKVQQAGGTTWQELGIALAEGHDLLVQQMDQGVDVDTAAARIHFTLGIGSKYFFELSKIRAFRSTWAQIVSAYSPKHTCSLATTITAKTSFLNISLKDPYTNLLRQTTEAMSAVLSGIQHLNIQPYDWYSSKPNFEFTQRMATNISLLLKEESYLQIVADPAGGSYALDALTETIAERAWSTFQWIERTGGITNKDVIQQLEVEIAEKAAMRIQEIQTKTEKRIGMNIFPNPETVDNQWAELPKGWNNLKPLILEQVV
- the scpA gene encoding methylmalonyl-CoA mutase, with the translated sequence MSIRKSFENISLDTTALNGNAEKEVFATPEKISLSSYYNQNDLKEVSHLGFISGRAPFLRGPYGSMYAIRPWTIRQYAGFSTAEESNAFYRRNLAAGQKGLSVAFDLATHRGYDSDHERVVGDVGKAGVAIDSILDMKILFDQIPLNEMSVSMTMNGAVIPILAFYIVAAEEQGVKQEELSGTIQNDILKEFMVRNTYIYPPAPSMRIIADIFAYTAEKMPRFNSISISGYHMQEAGATASIELAYTLADGLEYLRAGINAGMDVDAFAPRLSFFWAIGMNHFMEIAKMRAGRLLWSKLVAQFNPKNEKSLALRTHCQTSGWSLTEQDPFNNIARTCIEAMAAGFGGTQSLHTNALDEAIALPTDFSARIARNTQIYLQEETGMTDLIDPWGGSYYVEKLTQELVDEAWKLIEEVEELGGMAKAIETGIPKMRIEEAAARKQARIDAGKDIIVGVNRYQLEKESAMDILQIDNTKVRDSQLERLKVLRDNRNPERVQACLEKLADAAKNGTGNLLEIAVECARERASLGEISQAMETSFGRHQATIRSISGVYSAESMNDKDFEQAKTLVETFAKLEGRRPRIMIAKMGQDGHDRGAKVIATSFADIGFDVDIGPLFQTPKEAAKQAVENDVHVLGVSSLAAGHKTLVPQVIEELKQMGRSDIMVVAGGVIPAQDYEFLYDAGVFGVFGPGTKISKAAQNILELLIKSVE